The following proteins are encoded in a genomic region of Labeo rohita strain BAU-BD-2019 chromosome 5, IGBB_LRoh.1.0, whole genome shotgun sequence:
- the enc1 gene encoding LOW QUALITY PROTEIN: ectoderm-neural cortex protein 1 (The sequence of the model RefSeq protein was modified relative to this genomic sequence to represent the inferred CDS: deleted 1 base in 1 codon) has translation MKMSVCVHENRKSRASTGSMNIYLFHKSSYADSVLMHLNALRQQRLFTDVLLHAGNRSFPCHRAVLAACSRYFEAMFSGGLRESQDSEVDFRDSIHPEVLELLLDYAYSSRVIINEENAESLLEAGDMLEFQDIRDACAEFLEKNLHPSNCLGMLLLSDAHQCTQLFQLSWSMCLSNFPAICKTEEFLQLPKDMLVQLLAHEELETEDERLVYESALNWVNYDLERRHCHLPELLRTVRLALLPAIFLMENVSTEELIIAQAKSKELVDEAIRCKLRILQNDGVVNSPCARPRKTSHALFLLGGPTFMCDKLYLVDQKAKEIIPKADIPSPRKEFSACAIGCKVYVTGGRGSENGVSKDVWVYDTLHEEWSKAAPMLIARFGHGSAELRHCLYVVGGHTAATGCLPASPSVSLKQVEQFDPVANKWSMVAPLREGVSNAAVVSVKLKLFAFGGTSVAHDKLPKVQCYDPSENRWTVPASCPQPWRYTAAAVLGNQIFVMGGDTEFSACSAYKFSSETYQWTKVGDVTAKRMSCQAVASGNKLYVVGGYFGTQRCKTLDCYDPTLDAWNSITTVPYSLIPTAFVSTWKHLPA, from the exons atGAAAATGTCTGTCTGCGTCCACGAGAACCGCAAGTCTCGTGCCAGCACGGGCTCTATGAACATCTACCTGTTCCACAAGTCTTCATATGCCGACAGCGTGCTAATGCACCTGAATGCTCTTCGTCAGCAGAGACTCTTCACCGATGTTCTGCTCCACGCAGGAAATCGCTCTTTTCCGTGCCACAGGGCTGTGCTGGCCGCTTGCAGCCGCTACTTCGAAGCAATGTTCAGCGGAGGGTTGAGAGAGAGTCAGGACAGTGAAGTGGATTTCAGGGACTCTATTCATCCAGAG GTTTTGGAGCTCCTTCTGGACTATGCCTACTCATCAAGAGTGATAATAAATGAGGAGAATGCGGAGTCTCTCCTTGAGGCCGGTGACATGCTGGAGTTCCAGGACATCCGTGATGCCTGTGCCGAGTTCCTGGAGAAGAACCTTCACCCATCCAACTGCCTGGGCATGCTGCTGCTCTCGGACGCTCACCAGTGCACCCAGCTGTTCCAGCTGTCCTGGAGCATGTGCCTCAGTAACTTCCCTGCTATCTGCAAGACTGAAGAGTTTCTCCAGCTGCCCAAGGACATGCTGGTCCAACTGCTGGCGCATGAAGAGCTCGAAACCGAGGACGAGCGTCTCGTCTACGAGTCGGCGCTCAACTGGGTAAACTACGACCTTGAGAGACGGCACTGTCACCTTCCAGAGCTGCTCCGTACTGTGCGTCTGGCTCTCCTGCCTGCCATCTTCCTCATGGAGAACGTCTCTACGGAAGAGCTCATCATCGCACAGGCAAAAAGCAAAGAGCTGGTGGACGAGGCAATTCGCTGCAAACTGCGCATCTTGCAAAACGACGGCGTCGTTAATAGTCCTTGCGCCCGGCCACGAAAAACCAGTCATGCTCTTTTCCTTCTGGGCGGCCCCACGTTTATGTGCGACAAGCTTTACCTGGTTGACCAGAAGGCTAAAGAAATCATTCCAAAGGCGGACATCCCCAGTCCACGCAAAGAGTTCAGCGCCTGCGCCATTGGCTGCAAAGTGTACGTGACTGGTGGCCGGGGTTCAGAGAACGGTGTGTCTAAAGACGTTTGGGTGTATGACACATTACATGAAGAATGGTCCAAAGCGGCTCCGATGCTGATAGCACGTTTCGGTCACGGATCTGCTGAGTTACGCCACTGCCTGTATGTCGTCGGAGGTCACACAGCTGCCACTGGCTGTCTGCCTGCATCACCATCTGTGTCCTTGAAGCAGGTAGAGCAGTTTGACCCAGTTGCTAACAAGTGGAGCATGGTGGCTCCACTGCGAGAAGGAGTCAGCAATGCTGCTGTCGTCAGCGTAAAGCTAAAGTTATTCGCCTTCGGTGGGACAAGCGTGGCCCACGACAAGCTACCCAAAGTTCAGTGCTACGATCCCTCGGAAAATCGCTGGACGGTTCCGGCTTCCTGTCCACAGCCGTGGCGCTACACCGCAGCTGCTGTTCTCGGCAACCAGATCTTTGTAATG GGGGGCGACACCGAATTCTCCGCTTGCTCTGCCTACAAATTTAGCAGTGAGACTTATCAATGGACTAAAGTTGGAGATGTTACGGCGAAGCGAATGAGCTGCCAAGCGGTGGCTTCGGGAAACAAACTTTATGTGGTGGGCGGCTACTTTGGTACACAGCGCTGCAAAACCCTGGACTGTTACGATCCCACGCTGGATGCGTGGAACAGCATCACTACCGTACCATATTCCTTAATCCCTACCGCCTTCGTCAGCACCTGGAAACACCTCCCAGCCTGA